The following are from one region of the Biomphalaria glabrata chromosome 12, xgBioGlab47.1, whole genome shotgun sequence genome:
- the LOC106068395 gene encoding uncharacterized protein LOC106068395 isoform X1: MLNGSVAERDDKGHRRRAVEIGSSDMEEKQAPKRMKLADDNGLDLHTPRNVMLNNEPDWSLLPYTVLKCIYSLLPRRHQCNMSLACRNWFEHFKASSISRTLILNFNGVDDSMAMRFFKGIFPRGLLYLNIDCRESDGRPRIDEWDSLEYLLMMMKRMLTLRVEKLVCLRLANMSRMIKDYTEKGKRKDLVMALRGFISNQRQLRVLNLSCAGLKLQHGSEVIAKAGRNCGSKIKKLIIDDLFSMDNEDEDFTDQLSTVLLEPLRYYTGLTSLACSYQNLSPEILNVLATSGVLKLLRVYVVKVMDPGHMTTGDWENLQASCPQLEAHFICTNAIDYQTFWSMMIPGIPLTIFRWTIEEDFLDENWSEETLARGLFHLSRTLPGNIRHVSVSLQVAASHIACLFNGILYDCANIETLSIDVPEKTENAIEFKKLLMHNIVEYSSGRTNLREFQYNGRTETIIKQTENGKESSTSGVNV; this comes from the exons ATGTTAa ACGGATCCGTTGCTGAACGTGATGATAAGGGCCACAGAAGGAGAGCAGTAGAAATTGGATCCTCAGATATGGAAGAGAAACAAGcgcctaaaaggatgaagctgGCAGATGACAATGGCCTCGATCTTCACACTCCAAGAAATGTTATGCTG aaTAATGAACCTGACTGGAGCCTATTGCCTTACACTGTACTAAAGTGTATATACAGTCTTTTACCGAGGAGGCACCAGTGCAACATGTCCCTGGCGTGCCGAAACTGGTTTGAGCACTTTAAGGCATCGAGTATCTCAAGGACTCTTATATTGAATTTCAACGGTGTAGATGATTCCATGGCCATGAGGTTTTTTAAAGGGATCTTTCCCCGTGGCCTACTTTACTTAAATATTGATTGCAGAG AATCTGACGGACGTCCTCGTATAGATGAATGGGACTCACTGGAATATTTATTAATGATGATGAAACGCATGCTGACCCTAAGAGTTGAAAAGCTTGTCTGTTTACGGCTGGCTAATATGAGTCGAATGATCAAAGATTACACAGAAAAGGGCAAAAGAAAAGATCTTGTCATGGCATTGAGAGGATTCATATCAAATCAAAGGCAACTAAGAGTTCTAAATCTGTCATGTGCAGGTTTAAAATTACAACATG GAAGTGAAGTGATAGCTAAAGCAGGAAGAAATTGCGGGTCAAAGATTAAAAAACTGATCATCGATGATTTGTTTTCAATGGACAATGAGGATGAAGACTTCACTGACCAACTGAGCACTGTTCTACTAGAACCACTTAGATATTATACTGGACTCACCT CATTAGCATGCAGCTATCAAAACCTCAGTCCTGAGATTTTGAATGTTCTCGCCACTTCGGGTGTCCTCAAACTCCTACGGGTCTACGTTGTCAAAGTAATGGACCCTGGACACATGACAACGGGGGACTGGGAAAATCTACAGGCTTCGTGCCCACAGCTGGAGGCACATTTTATTTGTACT AACGCCATTGACTATCAGACATTTTGGTCAATGATGATACCAGGCATTCCATTGACGATATTTCGCTGGACTATTGAGGAAGATTTTCTGGATGAGAACTGGAGTGAAGAAACTCTCGCTCGCGGCCTTTTTCATCTCAGCAGAACTTTGCCG GGTAACATCCGACATGTATCCGTTAGTCTTCAGGTAGCTGCCAGCCATATCGCTTGTCTATTCAATGGAATCTTATACGA CTGTGCGAATATTGAGACGTTGTCCATTGACGTGCCTGAGAAAACTGAAAACGCCATTGAGTTCAAGAAGCTGTTGATGCACAATATCGTCGAGTACAGCAGTGGCCGCACCAATCTGAGGGAGTTTCAATACAACGGGCGAACAGAAACAATCATTAAGCAGACAGAGAACGGCAAAGAGAGTTCGACGTCTGGTGTAAATGTTTAA
- the LOC106068395 gene encoding uncharacterized protein LOC106068395 isoform X3 translates to MLNGSVAERDDKGHRRRAVEIGSSDMEEKQAPKRMKLADDNGLDLHTPRNVMLNNEPDWSLLPYTVLKCIYSLLPRRHQCNMSLACRNWFEHFKASSISRTLILNFNGVDDSMAMRFFKGIFPRGLLYLNIDCRESDGRPRIDEWDSLEYLLMMMKRMLTLRVEKLVCLRLANMSRMIKDYTEKGKRKDLVMALRGFISNQRQLRVLNLSCAGLKLQHGSEVIAKAGRNCGSKIKKLIIDDLFSMDNEDEDFTDQLSTVLLEPLRYYTGLTSLACSYQNLSPEILNVLATSGVLKLLRVYVVKVMDPGHMTTGDWENLQASCPQLEAHFICTNAIDYQTFWSMMIPGIPLTIFRWTIEEDFLDENWSEETLARGLFHLSRTLPLCEY, encoded by the exons ATGTTAa ACGGATCCGTTGCTGAACGTGATGATAAGGGCCACAGAAGGAGAGCAGTAGAAATTGGATCCTCAGATATGGAAGAGAAACAAGcgcctaaaaggatgaagctgGCAGATGACAATGGCCTCGATCTTCACACTCCAAGAAATGTTATGCTG aaTAATGAACCTGACTGGAGCCTATTGCCTTACACTGTACTAAAGTGTATATACAGTCTTTTACCGAGGAGGCACCAGTGCAACATGTCCCTGGCGTGCCGAAACTGGTTTGAGCACTTTAAGGCATCGAGTATCTCAAGGACTCTTATATTGAATTTCAACGGTGTAGATGATTCCATGGCCATGAGGTTTTTTAAAGGGATCTTTCCCCGTGGCCTACTTTACTTAAATATTGATTGCAGAG AATCTGACGGACGTCCTCGTATAGATGAATGGGACTCACTGGAATATTTATTAATGATGATGAAACGCATGCTGACCCTAAGAGTTGAAAAGCTTGTCTGTTTACGGCTGGCTAATATGAGTCGAATGATCAAAGATTACACAGAAAAGGGCAAAAGAAAAGATCTTGTCATGGCATTGAGAGGATTCATATCAAATCAAAGGCAACTAAGAGTTCTAAATCTGTCATGTGCAGGTTTAAAATTACAACATG GAAGTGAAGTGATAGCTAAAGCAGGAAGAAATTGCGGGTCAAAGATTAAAAAACTGATCATCGATGATTTGTTTTCAATGGACAATGAGGATGAAGACTTCACTGACCAACTGAGCACTGTTCTACTAGAACCACTTAGATATTATACTGGACTCACCT CATTAGCATGCAGCTATCAAAACCTCAGTCCTGAGATTTTGAATGTTCTCGCCACTTCGGGTGTCCTCAAACTCCTACGGGTCTACGTTGTCAAAGTAATGGACCCTGGACACATGACAACGGGGGACTGGGAAAATCTACAGGCTTCGTGCCCACAGCTGGAGGCACATTTTATTTGTACT AACGCCATTGACTATCAGACATTTTGGTCAATGATGATACCAGGCATTCCATTGACGATATTTCGCTGGACTATTGAGGAAGATTTTCTGGATGAGAACTGGAGTGAAGAAACTCTCGCTCGCGGCCTTTTTCATCTCAGCAGAACTTTGCCG CTGTGCGAATATTGA
- the LOC106068395 gene encoding uncharacterized protein LOC106068395 isoform X2: MEEKQAPKRMKLADDNGLDLHTPRNVMLNNEPDWSLLPYTVLKCIYSLLPRRHQCNMSLACRNWFEHFKASSISRTLILNFNGVDDSMAMRFFKGIFPRGLLYLNIDCRESDGRPRIDEWDSLEYLLMMMKRMLTLRVEKLVCLRLANMSRMIKDYTEKGKRKDLVMALRGFISNQRQLRVLNLSCAGLKLQHGSEVIAKAGRNCGSKIKKLIIDDLFSMDNEDEDFTDQLSTVLLEPLRYYTGLTSLACSYQNLSPEILNVLATSGVLKLLRVYVVKVMDPGHMTTGDWENLQASCPQLEAHFICTNAIDYQTFWSMMIPGIPLTIFRWTIEEDFLDENWSEETLARGLFHLSRTLPGNIRHVSVSLQVAASHIACLFNGILYDCANIETLSIDVPEKTENAIEFKKLLMHNIVEYSSGRTNLREFQYNGRTETIIKQTENGKESSTSGVNV, from the exons ATGGAAGAGAAACAAGcgcctaaaaggatgaagctgGCAGATGACAATGGCCTCGATCTTCACACTCCAAGAAATGTTATGCTG aaTAATGAACCTGACTGGAGCCTATTGCCTTACACTGTACTAAAGTGTATATACAGTCTTTTACCGAGGAGGCACCAGTGCAACATGTCCCTGGCGTGCCGAAACTGGTTTGAGCACTTTAAGGCATCGAGTATCTCAAGGACTCTTATATTGAATTTCAACGGTGTAGATGATTCCATGGCCATGAGGTTTTTTAAAGGGATCTTTCCCCGTGGCCTACTTTACTTAAATATTGATTGCAGAG AATCTGACGGACGTCCTCGTATAGATGAATGGGACTCACTGGAATATTTATTAATGATGATGAAACGCATGCTGACCCTAAGAGTTGAAAAGCTTGTCTGTTTACGGCTGGCTAATATGAGTCGAATGATCAAAGATTACACAGAAAAGGGCAAAAGAAAAGATCTTGTCATGGCATTGAGAGGATTCATATCAAATCAAAGGCAACTAAGAGTTCTAAATCTGTCATGTGCAGGTTTAAAATTACAACATG GAAGTGAAGTGATAGCTAAAGCAGGAAGAAATTGCGGGTCAAAGATTAAAAAACTGATCATCGATGATTTGTTTTCAATGGACAATGAGGATGAAGACTTCACTGACCAACTGAGCACTGTTCTACTAGAACCACTTAGATATTATACTGGACTCACCT CATTAGCATGCAGCTATCAAAACCTCAGTCCTGAGATTTTGAATGTTCTCGCCACTTCGGGTGTCCTCAAACTCCTACGGGTCTACGTTGTCAAAGTAATGGACCCTGGACACATGACAACGGGGGACTGGGAAAATCTACAGGCTTCGTGCCCACAGCTGGAGGCACATTTTATTTGTACT AACGCCATTGACTATCAGACATTTTGGTCAATGATGATACCAGGCATTCCATTGACGATATTTCGCTGGACTATTGAGGAAGATTTTCTGGATGAGAACTGGAGTGAAGAAACTCTCGCTCGCGGCCTTTTTCATCTCAGCAGAACTTTGCCG GGTAACATCCGACATGTATCCGTTAGTCTTCAGGTAGCTGCCAGCCATATCGCTTGTCTATTCAATGGAATCTTATACGA CTGTGCGAATATTGAGACGTTGTCCATTGACGTGCCTGAGAAAACTGAAAACGCCATTGAGTTCAAGAAGCTGTTGATGCACAATATCGTCGAGTACAGCAGTGGCCGCACCAATCTGAGGGAGTTTCAATACAACGGGCGAACAGAAACAATCATTAAGCAGACAGAGAACGGCAAAGAGAGTTCGACGTCTGGTGTAAATGTTTAA